A segment of the Zingiber officinale cultivar Zhangliang chromosome 8B, Zo_v1.1, whole genome shotgun sequence genome:
GCTCTTCCCGCTCAAGTAAAGAATTTGACTAATGAGGTCTTCCGTCTCCTCTCCCGCCTCTTCCTTTTGGTTTCCTAATAAAATGAAGCAATTGATGAATACCACTGAAACATGACATGAAGTGACTGTTTTTATGGTTTTGTAGATGACAAATGGCTTGTGTGAGGATGCGATAAACAAGTATATAGTGCAGAAAGGATTAAATTTGTATAGTTTCTTACTCTCTGCCAAGGAAATGTGTATTCTGGTCATAGTACACAAAGTATAAACAATGATTTATAACTCCATGATTCTCACATTAACTTTCTATGCTTCATCTTTTGGGAagcttgaaaatcattttaagttCCAGGTAAAGCCGGCAAAAGGCTATCACAAACTTGCTGCAAACATTTCTAGCATTTATTCGCTCGAGGCAAAAAATGAGATGCCGCATGGCATAATATGATTGATGGATGGAATATGTagttttattcatcattttttttcagaaaaaaaaggaaaataaaataatatgggGAAGGCCTTATAAAATGTAAAAAGTATTGTATTAACCAAGATGGTTAATTCCCACAGTAAGAAATAATGGTGGTGCTTAAATCATATCTCAATCTGTTTGATGAATATTTTTAATTTGCTTCAATTATTATGCGTTGGCAATTTAAgtgtagaaaattaaatttaaaattttgcttgTATGATAAGAGAATATTTTCATTGTAACTTTTCATTTTAGTACTTTTGTTTGTTTAATAGCGACATTATCAAGCAAATAAAAAAACAGTTTTTAGTCAATAAAAAATGAATCTAGCAAATATAGTTATTTCTATCGAGGATTTTCCATCCCCATATATGATTTTTTGGTTCTCTAAATAAAATTTCACAATGTTTAAAGAAAGGGTTTAATTTGAAATAATTAATGATTTGCCATCAACACAAAGGTGAAGGTGCACAAATCTTGTAAGTTTGCTCTCGGGACTATAATGTAACGGTAGAATATTTAAGTTGTTATTCAAATATTTTACAATTCAATTTCTAGCTAtagtaaatttatagaaatttttctttaaaatgggGCACACATTCAAATGATATTGGATTTTTTGATAATTTACTATGAGCACTTCTCGATTTATTCTGATGGTCgatgaaaatttttcataaatCGTGCTAGACCGATCACCCTCAAAACTAGTTAATAAGACTaactaaatttattatatttttttcagtCCCATAAGTTTCAGTCAAATAGAGCGGTCTCAACTATTACATGAttttaagatatatatatatatataatattattaaaaatatttaattttattaataaattataaaaaaagataattttatacattacaaaagATTATTTGctcaattaaaaattataaccAAGTACGTCACACAGGAACAATTTCATGCTCACTtctttattagaaatttttaaatcttttaattaaACTCTcaagtataatttattaaaaaataatatatttatataataaatattttaaattaaataaataaagttaaatttcataaataaaatatttaaatgctAACTAATTAGACAACTTactaataaattattataatactattaatatattttaattattatttaaaatttattttgataaatttaacttCTTATGGTTGAcgtataataaaaaatttcctataCCAAACTACCTTTTATCAATTTTTACTTAGataaatcaatattatttaatcAAAAATATTTAGCCGATAAATATAGGAAAAAGCTATATAAAAAAAGAGTGTCATAATAATTGGTAGAGGAGCCCGATAGAATAATAATGGTTTAAAAATGATAACgaacaaaaaagaaagatttaaaaaaataatatttagaaaaaaaataataatacaataTTAATATGCTtctaattttaaaagtattttttttctaaaaatatcacttatataatcaataaatatttttaatttattaatcaaatttaattttgattcataaattaattttttatctatAAAAAATGGAAATTATGaataagattttaataaaaaaaaaatcaacaaaatctaactttaataataaaaaattaaaattatggatacgtaactaaaaataataacaataaaaaattaaaattatcaatcaaattgactaataaaattttaaaaataatcaaatGGTGGCCtattaaatattataaaaatattgatGATTTGATTAGTTTAAAAGCAAAATTatctattaaaataaatctctactaaaatttattttaaccaccTATAAACAAGTACCATTCAAAttcctatatttttaaaataataatcatattttatttaataaataatataatataatataaaattttgatgAATCTAACATAACAGGCCCTCGGCATATATGTTTAATAGCTCACTCATCCGGGGGGGAGGGGTCTCATTATCTAAAAGTGAAATTagataataattttgatttttttttctttaagttggattctttttttttttcaatccaaGTATTTAGGGTTGTAGCGACTTGACTTTCGACTCCCGATGGCGTCCGTCATGTCCATGTCCTTACTCGGTCTATCTCGCACCGCCCACAGATCTTATtcctttctccttcctcctcagTCACCCCACCCCCGCCGCCGATGCTCCCTCTCCTTCAATCTCGAAACCTCCTCATCCCATGCCGCCCTCAAGCTATCTCTCCTCCCTCGCCCCTTTCGCCCAAACCCCAGCGCCGCCCGATCGCGACCCCCAATCACCGCTATTTTCACCGGCATCGTCGAGGAGATGGGGCGCGTCGACCGAATTGGCCCCTCAGGCGACGCTGACGGTGGATTCCAGATTCGCATAGCCGCTAGCACCGTCCTCGGCGGCGTCAACCTCGGCGACAGCATCTCCGTCAACGGCACCTGCCTCACCGTCTCCGCCTTTGACCTCGCCGCCTCCCACTTCACCGTCGGCCTCTCGCCCGAGACCCTCCGCCGGACCGCCCTTTCCGATCTCGCCTCCGGATCCCCCGTCAATCTGGAGCGCGCCCTGCAGCCGGTGTCGCGGATGGGCGGCCACTTCGTCCAAGGCCACGTGGACGGCACCGGCGAGATCACGTCGTTTGTCCCCGAGGGCGACTCGTTGTGGGTGAAGGTGCGCGTCGCACCGGAGTTGCTGCACTACATGGTGCCCAAGGGTTTCATCGCGGTGGACGGGGTGAGCTTGACGGTGGTGGGAGTGTACGAGGATGAGTCCTGCTTCGACTTCATGCTGGTAGCCTACACACAGCAGAAGGTGGTGATCCCGCTGAAGAAGGTGGCAGATAAGGTGAACTTGGAGGTGGATATACTCGGAAAGTACGTGGAGAAGCTTCTTAACAATAGATTCGGTGATGCAAaccctacttcttcttcttctttctggtaAGATAATCTCCCCCTCGTTTGGAATTTTTCTTTGATGGATTGTTTTGGTACATTTAGAGATTGTTGTATTCATGCAGATACACAAGTGCTGTGAACCTTGTCATCCTGTCCAACTCTTTGATTGAAATAATCTTTTTTACAACTCTGATAGAGGTAATGTAGTTGACTGCTCCTTCATCCAAGTATTAAATTTAGTATGGTTCCAAAAAGACATTTCTTTGCCTATTATTTTCCATTCTATGGAGGGCGGTGCGAGAGATACCGACAGGGCGGTGGGAGGAGGAAGGCGAAAGGAGCTGGGTGGGGTGGttgaggaggaaggagaaaggaGTAGGGTTGGATTCCGGTGTGAGAGATACCGAGTAGAGACAGGGCAGCGACCATCGGGCAAGAAGAAAGTCGCATCAACCCTAAAGGCTCGAGGGGTGGATTGAGGGAAGAAAGAGATCCAACTCTAAAAAAAATAGCAATTTTTATTGAATTACACAGGTAGATTTTGAGATTTCTCGTTTCAAGTAGCTTTGACAATACTAAACCACATAGCCAAACTTCAGAATACCCAAATATGAAGGTAAGTTTCAAAATTACCAATTCATGCATCCAATTTCCCTTTTACCCCTCGTCCCGTCGCGTGGTTGATCGAGAGCAAGGCGAAGAAGCAGATGATGTCGGTGATCAACAAGTTGATGTGGGTGGCATGTGTGTTCATCAGCGTGGATTGAGAAAAGGAGAtccaactttaaaaaaaatcaaaattattatctAATTTCACTTTTACCTCTAGTCCCCGTCGTCTATCTCAATTTGATCAACTAAAATAATGACACCCTCCAGGATAATTCAGATCTCTTGAACCCTAAATCCCGGTCTCCTCTAAAATGACACACTTTATAtactattttatttataaaatgtcTATATTTTGTCAAAGAATGATACACTGAACATACCTAAGCTTAAAACAACACCAATTTTTATTGAATTATGCATGTAGATTTTGAGATTTCTCATTTCATTTAACTTTCATAATATTGAACCACGTaggtaaattttaaaattaccaaaTCATATCCAATTTCCCTTTTACCCCTTGTCCCCATCCCGTGCTTGATCAAGAGCAAGGCAAAGAAGCAAATAATGTCGGTGATCAACAAGCTGATGTGGGTGGCATGCGTATTCATCAGCATG
Coding sequences within it:
- the LOC122016746 gene encoding riboflavin synthase-like, whose amino-acid sequence is MASVMSMSLLGLSRTAHRSYSFLLPPQSPHPRRRCSLSFNLETSSSHAALKLSLLPRPFRPNPSAARSRPPITAIFTGIVEEMGRVDRIGPSGDADGGFQIRIAASTVLGGVNLGDSISVNGTCLTVSAFDLAASHFTVGLSPETLRRTALSDLASGSPVNLERALQPVSRMGGHFVQGHVDGTGEITSFVPEGDSLWVKVRVAPELLHYMVPKGFIAVDGVSLTVVGVYEDESCFDFMLVAYTQQKVVIPLKKVADKVNLEVDILGKYVEKLLNNRFGDANPTSSSSF